The following proteins are encoded in a genomic region of Cryptomeria japonica chromosome 11, Sugi_1.0, whole genome shotgun sequence:
- the LOC131063080 gene encoding brassinosteroid-responsive RING protein 1-like, producing the protein MPTPFSSLSPLLCSCFLDRNSLFRAHKMMPILVFPAVSRFFKLGFALDYIYFAICGLFSLLGLHNIHTFETTFPASSASARRIKETLSVLAFRDLTAAELDDSCAVCLGSFEEDDEVRKLCNCRHIFHRDCLDKWTDYYKETCPLCRSDLLPKSEIEDDTQADNDESCS; encoded by the coding sequence ATGCCTACACCATTTTCCTCCCTTTCCCCATTACTATGCTCTTGCTTTCTGGATCGCAACTCATTATTTCGAGCTCATAAAATGATGCCAATTCTTGTTTTTCCGGCTGTCTCAAGATTCTTCAAGTTGGGATTCGCCTTAGATTATATCTATTTTGCGATTTGTGGTCTTTTTTCTTTGCTTGGCCTGCACAATATCCACACCTTTGAAACCACTTTTCCGGCTTCTTCTGCCTCTGCTCGCAGGATCAAAGAAACTTTGTCTGTTTTGGCATTCAGAGATTTAACGGCGGCAGAGTTAGACGATTCATGCGCTGTTTGCTTGGGCTCCTTCGAGGAAGACGATGAAGTTCGAAAGCTTTGCAATTGCCGTCATATATTTCACAGAGATTGCCTTGACAAATGGACGGATTACTATAAGGAAACGTGCCCTCTCTGCAGATCAGATCTTCTTCCCAAAAgtgaaatagaagatgatacacaagCAGACAACGATGAGTCATGCTCCTGA